One part of the Cinclus cinclus chromosome 20, bCinCin1.1, whole genome shotgun sequence genome encodes these proteins:
- the LOC134052114 gene encoding myosin heavy chain, skeletal muscle, adult isoform X3, with translation MSTPDADMAAFGEAAPYLRKSEKERIEAQNKPFDAKTCVFVVHAKESYVKGKIESKDAGKVTVKTEGGETLTVKEDQIFSMNPPKYDKIEDMAMMTHLHEPAVLYNLKERYAAWMIYTYSGLFCVTVNPYKWLPVYNPEVVLAYRGKKRQEAPPHIFSISDNAYQFMLTDRENQSILITGESGAGKTVNTKRVIQYFATIAASGDKKKEEQTSGKMQGTLEDQIISANPLLEAFGNAKTVRNDNSSRFGKFIRIHFGATGKLASADIETYLLEKSRVTFQLKAERSYHIFYQIMSNKKPELIEMLLITTNPYDFHYVSQGEVTVPSIDDQEELMATDSAIDILGFTADEKTAIYKLTGAVMHYGNLKFKQKQREEQAEPDGTEVADKAAYLTGLNSAEFLKALCYPRVKVGNEYVTKGQNVTQVNNSVGALAKAMFEKMFLWMVVRINQQLDTKQPRQYFIGVLDIAGFEIFDFNSFEQLCINFTNEKLQQFFNHHMFVLEQEEYKKEGIEWEFIDFGMDLAACIELIEKPMGIFSILEEECMFPKATDTSFKNKLYDQHLGKSNNFQKPKPAKGKAEAHFSLVHYAGTVDYNITGWLEKNKDPLNETVIGLYQKSSVKTLALLFANYGGADADAGGGGKKGGKKKGSSFQTVSALFRENLNKLMANLRSTHPHFVRCIIPNETKTPGAMEHELVLHQLRCNGVLEGIRICRKGFPSRVLYADFKQRYRVLNASAIPEGQFMDNKKASEKLLGSIDVDHTQYKFGHTKVFFKAGLLGLLEEMRDDKLAEIITRTQARCRGFLMRVEYKKMVERRESIFCIQYNVRSFMNVKHWPWMKLFFKIKPLLKSAESEKEMANMKEEFEKTKEELAKSEAKRKELEEKMVALVQEKNDLQLQVQAEADSLADAEERCDQLIKTKIQLEAKIKEVTERAEDEEEINAELTAKKRKLEDECSELKKDIDDLELTLAKVEKEKHATENKVKNLTEEMAALDETIAKLTKEKKALQEAHQQTLDDLQVEEDKVNTLTKAKTKLEQQVDDLEGSLEQEKKLRMDLERAKRKLEGDLKLAQDSIMDLENDKQQLDEKLKKKDFEISQIQSKIEDEQALGMQFQKKIKELQARIEELEEEIEAERTSRAKAEKHRADLSRELEEISERLEEAGGATAAQIEMNKKREAEFQKMRRDLEEATLQHEATASALRKKHADSTAELGEQIDNLQRVKQKLEKEKSELKMEIDDLASNMESVSKAKANLEKMCRTLEDQLSELKTKEEQNQRMINDLNTQRARLQTESGEYSRQVEEKDALISQLSRGKQGFTQQIEELKRHLEEEIKAKNALAHALQSARHDCDLLREQYEEEQEAKAELQRAMSKANSEVAQWRTKYETDAIQRTEELEEAKKKLAQRLQDAEEHVEAVNAKCASLEKTKQRLQNEVEDLMIDVERSNAACAALDKKQKNFDKILAEWKQKYEETQAELEASQKESRSLSTELFKMKNAYEESLDHLETMKRENKNLQQEISDLTEQIAEGGKAIHELEKVKKQIEQEKSELQASLEEAEASLEHEEGKILRLQLELNQVKSEIDRKIAEKDEEIDQLKRNHLRIVESMQSTLDAEIRSRNEALRLKKKMEGDLNEMEIQLSHANRQAAEAQKNLRNTQAVLKDTQLHLDDALRTQDDLKEQVAMVERRANLLQAEVEELRAALEQTERSRKLAEQELLDATERAQLLHTQNTSLINTKKKLETDISQIQNEMEDTIQEARNAEEKAKKAITDAAMMAEELKKEQDTSAHLERMKKNLDQTVKDLQHRLEEAEQLALKGGKKQLQKLEARVRELEGEVDAEQKRSAEAVKGVRKYERRVKELTYQSEEDRKNVLRLQDLVDKLQMKVKSYKRQAEEAEELSNVNLSKFRKIQHELEEAEERADIAESQVNKLRVKSRDIHGKKIEEEE, from the exons ATGTCAACTCCAGACGCTGACATGGCTGCCTTTGGCGAGGCGGCTCCGTACCTTCGGAAGtcagagaaagagagaattGAGGCCCAGAACAAACCTTTTGATGCCAAGACCTGTGTCTTTGTGGTACATGCAAAGGAGTCCTATGTGAAAGGCAAAATCGAGAGTAAGGATGCAGGGAAGGTCACTGTCAAGACTGAAGGGGGAGAG ACCCTGACCGTGAAGGAAGATCAAATCTTCTCCATGAACCCTCCCAAGTATGACAAAATCGAGGACATGGCCATGATGACCCACCTCCACGAACCCGCTGTGCTGTACAACCTCAAAGAGCGTTACGCAGCCTGGATGATCTAC ACCTACTCGGGTCTCTTCTGCGTCACCGTCAACCCCTACAAGTGGCTGCCGGTGTACAACCCCGAGGTGGTGTTGGCCTACCGAGGCAAGAAGCGCCAGGAGGCCCCTCCACACATCTTCTCCATCTCTGACAACGCCTATCAGTTCATGCTGACTG ATCGGGAGAACCAGTCCATCCTGATCAC CGGAGAATCCGGTGCTGGGAAGACTGTGAACACAAAGCGTGTCATCCAGTACTTTGCAACAATTGCAGCCAGTGGGGACAAGAAGAAAGAGGAGCAGACATCAGGCAAAATGCAG GGAACGCTTGAGGATCAAATCATCAGCGCCAACCCACTGCTGGAGGCCTTTGGAAACGCCAAGACCGTGAGGAACGACAACTCCTCACGCTTT GGCAAATTCATCAGAATCCACTTTGGGGCCACAGGCAAACTGGCTTCTGCTGACATTGAAACTT ATCTGCTGGAGAAGTCCAGAGTCACTTTCCAGCTCAAGGCGGAAAGGAGCTACCACATCTTTTATCAGATCATGTCCAACAAGAAGCCAGAGCTAATCG AAATGCTCCTCATTACCACCAACCCTTATGATTTCCACTATGTGAGTCAAGGGGAGGTCACTGTCCCCAGCATTGATGACCAGGAGGAGCTGATGGCAACAGAT AGTGCCATTGACATCCTGGGCTTCACTGCAGATGAGAAAACAGCCATCTACAAGCTGACCGGGGCTGTCATGCACTACGGGAACTTGAAGTTCAAGCAGAAACAACgagaggagcaggcagagcctgaTGGCACAGAAG TGGCTGACAAGGCTGCCTACCTAACGGGCCTTAACTCAGCTGAATTTCTCAAGGCCTTGTGTTATCCCCGAGTCAAGGTTGGGAATGAATACGTGACCAAAGGTCAAAACGTGACACAG GTGAACAATTCAGTAGGTGCACTGGCAAAGGCAATGTTTGAGAAGATGTTCCTGTGGATGGTTGTTCGCATCAACCAACAGCTGGACACAAAGCAGCCCAGGCAGTACTTCATTGGTGTCCTGGACATTGCTGGCTTTGAGATCTTTGAT TTCAACAGCTTTGAGCAACTGTGCATCAACTTCACCAATGAGAAACTGCAACAGTTCTTCAACCACCACATGTtcgtgctggagcaggaggagtaCAAGAAGGAGGGGATTGAATGGGAGTTCATTGACTTTGGCATGGACCTGGCTGCCTGCATTGAGCTCATTGAGAAG CCCATGGGCATCTTCTCCATCCTGGAAGAGGAGTGCATGTTCCCCAAGGCAACTGACACCTCTTTCAAGAACAAGCTCTATGACCAGCACCTGGGCAAGTCCAACAACTTCCAGAAGCCCAAGCCTGCCAAAGGCAAGGCTGAGGCCCACTTCTCCCTGGTGCACTACGCTGGCACAGTGGACTACAACATCACTGGCTGGCTGGAGAAGAACAAGGACCCTCTGAATGAAACTGTCATTGGGCTGTACCAGAAATCATCTGTGAAGACCCTGGCTTTACTCTTTGCCAACTATGGTGGAGCAGATGCTG atgctggtggtggtggcaagaagggaggaaagaagaagGGTTCTTCTTTCCAGACTGTCTCAGCTCTTTTTAGG GAGAATTTAAACAAGCTGATGGCTAATTTGAGAAGCACTCACCCCCATTTTGTACGGTGCATCATCCCAAATGAAACTAAAACACCTG GTGCCATGGAGCACGAGCTGGTGCTGCACCAGCTGCGCTGTAACGGCGTGCTGGAAGGGATCAGGATTTGCAGGAAAGGCTTCCCCAGCAGAGTCCTCTATGCTGACTTCAAACAGAG ATATAGAGTACTTAATGCCAGTGCTATCCCAGAGGGACAGTTCATGGACAACAAGAAAGCTTCAGAGAAGCTCCTTGGGTCCATTGATGTAGATCATACCCAGTACAAATTTGGTCACACCAAG GTGTTCTTCAAAGCTGGGTTGCTGGGACTCCTGGAGGAAATGAGAGATGACAAGTTGGCAGAAATCATCACTCGCACACAAGCCAGGTGCAGGGGCTTCCTGATGAGAGTGGAGTACAAGAAAATGGTGGAGAGGAG GGAGTCCATTTTCTGCATCCAGTACAATGTTCGTTCATTCATGAATGTCAAACACTGGCCATGGATGAAGCTGTTCTTCAAGATCAAGCCCTTGCTGAAGAGTGCAGAGTCTGAGAAGGAGATGGCCAACATGAAGGAAGAGTTTGAGAAAACCAAGGAAGAGCTTGCCAAGTCTGAGGCTaagaggaaggagctggaggagaaaatggTGGCCCTGGTGCAGGAGAAAAATGACCTGCAGCTCCAAGTGCAGGCT GAAGCAGACAGCTTGGCTGATGCTGAGGAAAGGTGTGACCAGCtcatcaaaaccaaaatccagcTGGAAGCCAAAATTAAGGAGGTGACTGAAAGGGCTGAGGATGAAGAGGAAATTAATGCTGAGCTGACAGCCAAGAAGAGGAAACTGGAGGATGAATGTTCAGAGCTGAAGAAAGACATTGATGACCTTGAGCTAACACTGGCCAaggtggagaaggaaaaacatgCCACGGAAAACAAG GTGAAAAACCTGACTGAAGAGATGGCAGCCCTGGATGAGACCATTGCCAAGCtgacaaaagagaagaaagcccTCCAAGAGGCCCATCAGCAGACCCTGGATGACCTGCAGGTAGAGGAGGACAAAGTCAATACTCTGACCAAAGCCAAGACCAAGCTGGAACAGCAAGTGGACGAT CTGGAAGGGTCCCTGGAGCAAGAGAAGAAACTGCGCATGGACCTGGAGAGAGCTAAGAGGAAACTGGAAGGGGACCTGAAGCTGGCCCAGGACAGCATCATGGATTTGGAGAAtgacaagcagcagctggatgagAAACTGAAGAA gaaagaCTTTGAAATCAGCCAGATCCAGAGCAAGATCGAGGATGAACAAGCCTTGGGCATGCAATTTCAGAAGAAGATCAAGGAGTTGCAG GCCCGTattgaggagctggaggaggaaattGAGGCAGAGAGAACCTCTCGCGCTAAAGCAGAGAAGCATCGGGCTGACCTGtccagggagctggaggagatcAGCGAGCGCCTGGAAGAAGCAGGAGGGGCCACAGCAGCTCAGATTGAGATGAACAAGAAGCGTGAGGCAGAATTCCAGAAGATGCGCCGTGACCTGGAAGAGGCCACGCTGCAGCACGAGGCCACGGCTTCCGCCCTGCGCAAGAAGCACGCggacagcacagctgagctgggggagCAGATCGACAACCTGCAACGTGTGAagcagaagctggagaaggagaagagtgAGCTGAAGATGGAGATTGATGACTTGGCCAGCAATATGGAGTCTGTCTCCAAAGCCAAG GCCAACCTGGAGAAGATGTGCCGCACACTGGAAGATCAGCTGAGTGAGCTTAAAACGAAGGAGGAGCAGAATCAGCGCATGATCAATGACCTCAATACGCAAAGAGCTCGTCTGCAGACAGAGTCTG gtGAATATTCCCGCCAGGTGGAGGAGAAAGATGCTCTGATTTCTCAACTGTCTAGGGGCAAGCAAGGATTTACCCAACAGATTGAGGAACTCAAGAGACATCTGGAGGAAGAAATCAAG GCCAAGAATGCCCTGGCCCACGCCCTGCAGTCCGCTCGCCATGACTGTGACTTGCTCCGGGAACAAtatgaggaggagcaggaggccaAGGCGGAGCTGCAACGAGCCATGTCCAAGGCCAACAGTGAAGTGGCCCAGTGGAGAACCAAATATGAGACGGACGCGATTCAGCGCACGGAGGAGCTCGAGGAGGCCAA GAAGAAGCTGGCACAACGTCTGCAGGATGCAGAGGAACATGTTGAGGCTGTCAATGCCAAATGTGCCTCCCTGGAAAAGAcaaagcagaggctgcagaatgAAGTGGAGGACCTGATGATTGATGTGGAGAGATCcaatgctgcctgtgctgctctggataAGAAGCAGAAGAACTTTGACAAG ATCCTGGCAGAATGGAAGCAGAAGTATGAGGAAACgcaggctgagctggaggcCTCCCAGAAGGAGTCACGCTCTCTCAGCACGGAGCTGTTCAAGATGAAGAATGCCTATGAGGAGTCCTTGGACCACCTGGAAACAATGAAGCGGGAGAACAAGAACTTGCAGC AGGAGATTTCCGACCTCACGGAGCAGATTGCTGAGGGAGGAAAAGCGATTCATGAGCTGGAGAAAGTCAAGAAGCAGATTGAGCAGGAGAAGTCTGAACTTCAAGCCTCACTGGAGGAAGCTGAG GCCTCGCTGGAACATGAGGAAGGGAAGATCCTGCGCCTGCAGCTTGAGCTCAACCAAGTGAAGTCTGAGATTGACAGGAAGATAGCTGAGAAAGATGAGGAGATTGACCAGCTGAAGAGAAACCACCTCAGAATTGTAGAGTCCATGCAGAGCACTCTGGATGCTGAGATCAGGAGCAGGAATGAAGCCCTGAGACTGAAGAAGAAGATGGAGGGAGATCTGAATGAAATGGAGATTCAGCTGAGCCATGCCAACCGCCAGGCTGCAGAGGCACAAAAGAACCTGAGAAACACCCAGGCAGTGCTCAAG GATACCCAGCTGCACTTGGATGATGCTCTCAGGACACAGGACGACCTGAAGGAGCAGGTGGCCATGGTGGAGCGCAGAGCAAACCTGCTGCAGGCTGAAGTTGAGGAGCTCCgggcagccctggagcagaCAGAGCGGTCGAGGAAACTGGCTGAGCAGGAGCTTCTGGATGCCACTGAACGTGCACAGCTCCTCCACACCCAG AACACCAGCTTGATCAACACCAAGAAGAAGCTGGAAACGGACATTTCCCAGATCCAGAATGAAATGGAGGATACCATCCAGGAAGCCCGCAATGCTGAGGAGAAGGCCAAGAAGGCCATCACAGAT GCGGCCATGATGGCAGAAGagctgaagaaggagcaggACACCAGTGCCCACCTGGAGAGGATGAAGAAGAACCTGGACCAGACAGTGAAGGACCTGCAGCACCGTCTGGAAGAGGCTGagcagctggcactgaagggagggaagaaacaaCTGCAGAAGCTGGAGGCCAGG GTGCGGGAGCTGGAAGGGGAGGTTGATGCTGAGCAGAAGCGCAGCGCTGAAGCCGTGAAGGGTGTGCGCAAGTACGAGCGGAGGGTGAAGGAACTGACCTACCAG TCTGAGGAAGACAGGAAGAATGTCCTCAGGCTGCAGGATCTGGTGGACAAGCTGCAAATGAAAGTGAAATCCTACAAGAGACAAGCTGAGGAGGCT GAGGAGCTGTCCAATGTCAACCTGTCCAAGTTCCGCAAGATCCAGCACGAGCTGGAGGAAGCTGAGGAGCGGGCTGACATTGCAGAGTCACAGGTCAATAAGCTCCGAGTGAAAAGCCGTGACATTCATGGCAAGAAGATAGAAGAGGAAGAGTGA